ACCAACTGCTGGATCGTCTCGAAGCCAGCCTGAAACAATCTTTGCGTATTGCCGAGGCACAGGGTCACAAATTGCACGATGCCGGCACTGCTGCCAATACCATGATTAGCTTTGTGTTGGGCCGCTGGCACACCTTTGCCAAAAGTGGATTTAAGCGCAAACCGAGCGACAACTTGGAACAACACGTCACACAATTGATCACAGGTTGTTTGCAATAAGCAGCCTCAGAAAGTTTTAAAGCATGGAAACCACCGTTTTTGGCATGAATGAAGCTCAGCTGACAGAGTTCGGCATGAGCTGGGGCCTAGCCGCCCTGATGCTGTTTATTGTATTTATCGTCGGTAATTTAGCTTGGAAATCCAAAGCGGGTAAGACCGGCACGTTTGCGCTTTTTCTGGCACTTACCTTAGGCTTAGTAGGCTTTTTAGCCAAATTCGCCATTCAGCATTATCTCAATATTCAGTAATAGCCTGATGTTTAAACCCAGTCAGACTGGGGGCATGTTAACAACAAACTGATCACGCTTGACTGCACTTGCACTGGCGTGCCAAGGCTATTTTCCCGCGCGCGCATAGTCTATTTTTAGTTAGATAATAAGGCCTCGAATGGGCGGCAACCTGGTGTCACACATCCACCCAGCCATCATGAATGGGCTCACCCCACGTAAATTAACGCACTCTTACGCGAATCGTACAAAAGGGCTATTGCAGGCAAAGCCCGAGTCCATTAGTCTGGTAATTAAATTATTACCAATATTT
This Methylophilus medardicus DNA region includes the following protein-coding sequences:
- a CDS encoding DUF2788 domain-containing protein, whose product is METTVFGMNEAQLTEFGMSWGLAALMLFIVFIVGNLAWKSKAGKTGTFALFLALTLGLVGFLAKFAIQHYLNIQ